In the genome of Ensifer adhaerens, one region contains:
- a CDS encoding DNA-directed RNA polymerase subunit beta, whose product MAQTLSFNGRRRVRKFFGKIPEVAEMPNLIEVQKASYDQFLMVEEPAGGRPDEGLQSVFKSVFPITDFSGASMLEFVSYEFEPPKFDVDECRQRDLTYAAPLKVTLRLIVFDIDEDTGAKSIKDIKEQNVYMGDMPLMTDNATFIVNGTERVIVSQMHRSPGVFFDHDKGKSHSSGKLLFAARVIPYRGSWLDIEFDAKDIVHARIDRRRKLPVSSLLMALGMDGEEILSTFYNKVQYQRDGQGWRIPFQPEALKGAKVTTDMIDADTGEVVVEAGKKLTPRLLRQLSDKGLKALKAGDEDLYGAYLAEDLVNMQTGEIFLEAGDELDEKTLRVVLEAGFDELPILDIDHINVGAYIRNTLAVDKNESRQDALFDIYRVMRPGEPPTMESAEAMFQSLFFDSERYDLSAVGRVKMNMRLDLDVADTVRVLRKEDIVAVVKMLVELRDGRGEIDDIDNLGNRRVRSVGELMENQYRLGLLRMERAIKERMSSIEIDTVMPQDLINAKPAAAAVREFFGSSQLSQFMDQVNPLSEITHKRRLSALGPGGLTRERAGFEVRDVHPTHYGRICPIETPEGPNIGLINSLATFARVNKYGFIESPYRKIVDGKLTNDVIYLSAMEEAKYYVAQANAVMNDDNSFAEEFVVCRHAGDVMLAPRDTINLMDVSPKQLVSVAAALIPFLENDDANRALMGSNMQRQAVPLLRAEAPFVGTGMEPVVARDSGAAIAARRGGVVDQVDATRIVIRATEDLDPSKSGVDIYRLQKFQRSNQNTCVNQRPLVTVGDVLNKGDIIADGPSTDLGDLALGRNALVAFMPWNGYNYEDSILMSERIVADDVFTSIHIEEFEVMARDTKLGPEEITRDIPNVSEEALKNLDEAGIVYIGADVQPGDILVGKITPKGESPMTPEEKLLRAIFGEKASDVRDTSMRMPPGTFGTIVEVRVFNRHGVEKDERAMAIEREEIERLAKDRDDEQAILDRNVYGRLVDMLRGHTAVAGPKGFKKGTELSNQTISEYPRSQWWMFAVEDEKVQGEIEALRGQYDESKSRLEQRFMDKVEKVQRGDEMPPGVMKMVKVFVAVKRKIQPGDKMAGRHGNKGVVSRILPIEDMPFLEDGTHVDICLNPLGVPSRMNVGQILETHLAWACAGMGKKIGQLLDDYRKTMNIAELKNELTTVYASDAKDEVSNFDDDALVKLAEQSRKGVSIATPVFDGAHEPDIASMLERAGLDASGQSVLYDGRTGEPFDRKVTVGYMYMIKLNHLVDDKIHARSIGPYSLVTQQPLGGKAQFGGQRFGEMEVWALEAYGAAYTLQEMLTVKSDDVAGRTKVYEAIVRGDDTFEAGIPESFNVLVKEMRSLGLSVELENTKIDPNAPDQLPDAAE is encoded by the coding sequence ATGGCTCAGACCCTTTCGTTCAATGGTCGTAGGCGCGTACGCAAGTTTTTTGGTAAAATCCCCGAAGTCGCAGAAATGCCGAACCTCATTGAGGTCCAGAAGGCATCCTACGACCAGTTTCTGATGGTTGAAGAACCCGCGGGCGGCCGCCCGGACGAGGGTCTTCAGTCCGTTTTCAAGTCCGTATTCCCGATCACCGATTTCTCCGGCGCGTCCATGCTGGAATTCGTCTCGTACGAATTCGAGCCGCCGAAGTTCGACGTCGACGAATGCCGTCAGCGCGACCTGACCTATGCGGCACCCCTCAAGGTGACGCTGCGCCTGATCGTGTTCGATATTGACGAGGACACGGGCGCGAAGTCCATCAAGGACATCAAGGAACAGAACGTCTACATGGGCGACATGCCGCTCATGACCGACAACGCGACCTTCATCGTCAACGGCACCGAGCGCGTCATCGTTTCGCAGATGCACCGCTCGCCGGGCGTGTTCTTCGACCACGACAAGGGCAAGTCGCACTCGTCCGGCAAGCTGTTGTTTGCCGCCCGCGTGATCCCGTATCGCGGTTCCTGGCTCGACATCGAGTTCGACGCCAAGGACATCGTCCATGCGCGTATCGACCGCCGCCGCAAGCTGCCCGTTTCCTCGCTCCTTATGGCGCTGGGCATGGACGGCGAAGAAATCCTGTCGACCTTCTACAACAAGGTCCAGTATCAGCGTGACGGCCAGGGCTGGCGCATTCCGTTCCAGCCGGAAGCGCTCAAGGGCGCCAAGGTCACGACGGACATGATCGACGCCGACACGGGTGAAGTCGTCGTCGAAGCCGGCAAGAAGCTGACCCCGCGTCTGCTCCGCCAGCTTTCCGACAAGGGCCTCAAGGCTTTGAAGGCCGGTGACGAAGACCTCTACGGCGCATACCTTGCCGAAGACCTGGTCAACATGCAGACGGGTGAAATCTTCCTTGAAGCCGGCGACGAGCTGGACGAGAAGACGCTGCGCGTCGTCCTGGAAGCCGGTTTCGACGAACTGCCGATCCTCGACATCGACCACATCAACGTGGGCGCCTATATCCGCAACACGCTGGCCGTCGACAAGAACGAGTCGCGCCAGGATGCGCTGTTCGACATCTACCGCGTCATGCGTCCGGGTGAGCCGCCGACCATGGAATCGGCTGAGGCCATGTTCCAGTCGCTGTTCTTCGATAGCGAGCGTTACGACCTTTCGGCCGTTGGTCGCGTCAAGATGAACATGCGTCTCGACCTCGACGTCGCCGACACGGTTCGCGTTCTGCGCAAGGAAGACATCGTTGCCGTCGTCAAGATGCTGGTTGAACTCCGCGACGGTCGCGGCGAAATCGACGACATCGACAACCTCGGCAACCGTCGTGTTCGCTCGGTCGGCGAACTGATGGAAAACCAGTACCGTCTCGGCCTGCTCCGCATGGAGCGCGCGATCAAGGAACGTATGTCCTCGATCGAAATCGACACGGTCATGCCGCAGGACCTCATCAACGCCAAGCCGGCTGCAGCCGCAGTCCGCGAATTCTTCGGCTCCTCGCAGCTGTCGCAGTTCATGGACCAGGTTAACCCGCTCTCGGAAATCACCCACAAGCGCCGTCTTTCGGCTCTTGGCCCGGGTGGTCTGACCCGCGAGCGCGCTGGCTTCGAGGTCCGCGACGTTCATCCGACGCACTATGGCCGTATCTGCCCGATCGAAACGCCGGAAGGCCCGAACATCGGTCTGATCAACTCGCTGGCAACCTTCGCCCGTGTCAACAAGTACGGCTTCATCGAAAGCCCGTACCGCAAGATCGTTGACGGCAAGCTGACGAATGACGTGATCTACCTCTCCGCCATGGAAGAGGCCAAGTATTACGTTGCTCAGGCCAACGCCGTCATGAACGACGATAACTCGTTCGCGGAAGAATTCGTGGTCTGCCGTCACGCCGGTGACGTTATGCTGGCTCCGCGTGACACCATCAACCTGATGGACGTTTCGCCGAAGCAGCTCGTTTCCGTCGCAGCGGCTCTGATCCCGTTCCTCGAAAACGACGACGCCAACCGCGCTCTCATGGGCTCGAACATGCAGCGTCAGGCCGTTCCGCTTCTGCGCGCCGAAGCGCCGTTCGTCGGAACCGGCATGGAGCCGGTCGTGGCCCGCGACTCCGGTGCAGCTATCGCTGCCCGCCGTGGCGGTGTGGTCGACCAGGTGGATGCAACGCGTATCGTTATCCGCGCAACCGAAGACCTCGATCCGTCGAAGTCGGGCGTCGATATCTATCGCCTGCAGAAGTTCCAGCGCTCCAACCAGAACACCTGCGTCAACCAGCGCCCGCTGGTCACCGTCGGCGACGTTCTGAACAAGGGCGACATCATTGCCGATGGTCCGTCCACGGACCTGGGCGATCTGGCGCTCGGCCGCAACGCGCTCGTCGCGTTCATGCCGTGGAACGGCTACAACTACGAAGACTCGATCCTGATGTCTGAACGCATCGTCGCCGACGACGTGTTCACGTCCATCCACATCGAAGAATTCGAAGTCATGGCCCGTGACACGAAGCTCGGTCCGGAAGAAATCACGCGTGATATTCCGAACGTCTCCGAAGAGGCTCTGAAGAACCTCGACGAAGCCGGTATCGTCTATATCGGCGCTGACGTTCAGCCGGGCGACATTCTGGTTGGCAAGATCACGCCGAAGGGCGAAAGCCCGATGACGCCGGAAGAAAAGCTTCTCCGCGCCATCTTCGGTGAAAAGGCTTCCGACGTTCGCGACACCTCCATGCGTATGCCTCCGGGCACGTTTGGTACCATCGTTGAAGTCCGCGTTTTCAACCGCCACGGCGTTGAAAAGGACGAGCGTGCGATGGCTATCGAGCGCGAGGAAATCGAACGCCTCGCCAAGGACCGTGACGACGAACAGGCGATCCTCGACCGTAACGTCTACGGCCGTCTGGTCGACATGCTGCGCGGTCACACCGCAGTTGCCGGTCCGAAGGGCTTCAAGAAGGGCACCGAGCTTTCCAACCAGACGATCTCGGAATATCCGCGTTCGCAGTGGTGGATGTTCGCCGTCGAAGACGAGAAGGTTCAGGGCGAAATCGAAGCGCTCCGCGGCCAGTACGACGAATCCAAGTCGCGCCTTGAACAGCGCTTCATGGACAAGGTCGAAAAGGTTCAGCGCGGCGACGAAATGCCCCCGGGCGTCATGAAGATGGTCAAGGTCTTCGTCGCTGTGAAGCGCAAGATCCAGCCGGGCGACAAGATGGCCGGCCGTCACGGCAACAAGGGCGTGGTTTCGCGCATCCTGCCGATCGAGGACATGCCGTTCCTGGAAGACGGTACGCATGTCGACATCTGCTTGAACCCGCTGGGCGTGCCGTCGCGCATGAACGTCGGTCAGATCCTTGAAACCCATCTGGCCTGGGCTTGCGCAGGCATGGGCAAGAAGATCGGTCAGCTGCTCGACGACTATCGCAAGACGATGAACATCGCCGAGCTGAAGAACGAGCTGACGACGGTTTACGCCAGTGACGCCAAGGACGAAGTCTCGAACTTCGACGACGACGCCCTGGTCAAGCTTGCCGAACAGTCCCGCAAGGGCGTCTCGATCGCAACGCCGGTCTTCGACGGTGCGCATGAGCCGGATATCGCCAGCATGCTGGAACGCGCAGGTCTCGATGCATCGGGCCAGTCGGTTCTCTATGACGGTCGTACGGGTGAGCCCTTCGACCGCAAGGTGACCGTCGGCTACATGTACATGATCAAGCTGAACCACCTTGTCGACGACAAGATCCATGCTCGCTCGATCGGTCCTTATTCGCTCGTGACCCAGCAGCCGCTGGGTGGCAAGGCGCAGTTCGGCGGTCAGCGTTTCGGGGAAATGGAAGTCTGGGCGCTCGAAGCTTACGGCGCAGCCTACACGCTGCAGGAAATGCTCACCGTCAAGTCGGACGACGTGGCGGGCCGCACCAAGGTCTACGAAGCCATTGTCCGTGGCGATGACACGTTCGAAGCCGGTATCCCGGAATCGTTCAACGTTCTCGTCAAGGAAATGCGCTCTCTGGGCCTCTCGGTCGAACTGGAAAACACCAAGATCGATCCGAACGCGCCCGACCAGCTTCCCGACGCTGCGGAATAA
- a CDS encoding LSU ribosomal protein L12P has translation MADLAKIVEDLSALTVLEAAELSKMLEEKWGVSAAAPVAVAAVAGGAAAAPAEEEKTEFDVILVDAGANKINVIKEVRAITGLGLKEAKDLVEGAPKPVKEAISKGEAADLKKKLEEAGAKVDVK, from the coding sequence ATGGCTGATCTCGCTAAGATCGTAGAAGACCTTTCGGCTCTCACCGTCCTGGAAGCTGCTGAGCTTTCCAAGATGCTCGAAGAAAAGTGGGGCGTTTCCGCCGCTGCTCCGGTAGCTGTTGCTGCCGTTGCCGGTGGTGCAGCTGCTGCTCCGGCCGAAGAAGAAAAGACTGAATTCGACGTCATCCTCGTCGACGCTGGTGCAAACAAGATCAACGTCATCAAGGAAGTACGCGCCATCACCGGTCTCGGCCTCAAGGAAGCCAAGGACCTCGTCGAAGGCGCTCCGAAGCCGGTCAAGGAAGCTATCTCCAAGGGCGAAGCTGCTGACCTCAAGAAGAAGCTTGAAGAAGCCGGCGCCAAGGTCGACGTCAAGTAA
- a CDS encoding large subunit ribosomal protein L10, whose product MERAEKREFVTELNEVFKASGSVVVAHYAGVTVAQMNDFRSKMRAAGGTVKVAKNRLAKIALQGTQSETMTDLFKGQTLIAYAADPITAPKVVMDYAKTNDKLVILGGSMGSTALNADGVKSLATLPSLDELRAKLLGMIQTPATRIAGVVQAPAGQLARVLAAYAKKDEAA is encoded by the coding sequence GTGGAAAGAGCGGAAAAACGCGAATTCGTCACGGAACTGAACGAAGTCTTCAAGGCTTCGGGCTCGGTTGTCGTGGCCCACTACGCCGGCGTCACCGTTGCGCAAATGAACGACTTCCGTTCGAAGATGCGCGCAGCTGGCGGCACCGTCAAAGTCGCGAAGAACCGCCTGGCCAAGATCGCTCTTCAGGGTACGCAGTCGGAAACGATGACGGATCTTTTCAAGGGGCAGACGCTGATCGCGTATGCCGCCGATCCGATCACGGCTCCGAAGGTAGTCATGGACTACGCCAAGACCAACGACAAGCTCGTTATCCTTGGTGGTTCCATGGGCTCGACCGCGCTCAACGCGGACGGTGTGAAGTCGCTTGCGACCCTCCCGTCTCTCGACGAGCTGCGTGCGAAGCTCCTGGGCATGATCCAGACGCCCGCAACGCGCATCGCAGGCGTGGTTCAGGCTCCGGCCGGCCAGCTCGCTCGCGTGCTTGCTGCGTATGCCAAGAAGGACGAAGCCGCATAA
- a CDS encoding large subunit ribosomal protein L1: MAKLAKRVQKTREGVDPNKMYGLSEAISMVKERAVAKFDETVEIAMNLGVDPRHADQMVRGVVNLPNGTGRTVRVAVFARGAKADEAKAAGADIVGAEDLVEIVQGGKIEFDRCIATPDMMPLVGRLGKVLGPRGMMPNPKVGTVTMDVKSAVEASKGGAVEFRVEKAGIIHGAVGKASFDAKKLEENIKAFADAVIKAKPAGAKGNYVKKVAISSTMGPGVKVEISSVTA, translated from the coding sequence ATGGCTAAGCTCGCAAAGCGCGTTCAGAAGACCCGCGAAGGTGTTGACCCGAACAAGATGTACGGCCTGTCCGAAGCCATTTCTATGGTCAAGGAACGCGCCGTCGCCAAGTTCGACGAAACCGTTGAAATCGCCATGAACCTCGGCGTTGACCCGCGTCACGCAGACCAGATGGTCCGCGGCGTAGTCAATCTGCCGAACGGCACCGGCCGTACGGTTCGCGTTGCCGTCTTCGCACGTGGCGCCAAGGCTGACGAAGCCAAGGCTGCTGGTGCAGACATCGTCGGCGCTGAAGACCTCGTTGAAATCGTCCAGGGCGGCAAGATCGAATTCGATCGCTGCATCGCGACCCCGGACATGATGCCGCTCGTCGGTCGTCTCGGTAAGGTTCTCGGCCCGCGCGGCATGATGCCGAACCCGAAGGTTGGCACCGTGACCATGGACGTAAAGTCTGCAGTTGAAGCCTCCAAGGGCGGCGCTGTTGAATTCCGCGTCGAAAAGGCCGGTATCATCCATGGCGCCGTTGGCAAGGCTTCCTTCGACGCGAAGAAGCTCGAAGAGAACATCAAGGCATTTGCCGACGCCGTCATCAAGGCGAAGCCGGCTGGCGCCAAGGGCAACTACGTCAAGAAGGTTGCGATCTCCTCGACGATGGGCCCGGGCGTAAAGGTCGAAATCTCGTCGGTCACGGCCTGA
- a CDS encoding large subunit ribosomal protein L11 — protein MAKKVAGQIKLQVAAGSANPSPPIGPALGQRGVNIMEFCKAFNAATQEMEKGMPIPVVITYYQDKSFTFAMKKPPVSYFLKKEAKIKSGSKTPGKAFAGSISRDQIRTIAEAKMKDLNAADIEGAMAMVEGSARSMGLQVEG, from the coding sequence ATGGCTAAGAAAGTTGCCGGCCAGATCAAGCTGCAGGTCGCAGCAGGTTCGGCCAACCCGTCCCCGCCGATCGGTCCCGCACTCGGTCAGCGTGGCGTGAACATCATGGAATTCTGCAAGGCATTTAACGCTGCCACGCAGGAAATGGAAAAGGGCATGCCGATCCCGGTCGTCATCACCTATTACCAGGACAAGTCCTTCACCTTCGCGATGAAGAAGCCCCCGGTCTCTTACTTCCTCAAGAAGGAAGCGAAGATCAAGTCGGGTTCCAAGACCCCGGGCAAGGCTTTCGCAGGTTCGATCTCGCGCGACCAGATCCGCACGATCGCTGAAGCCAAGATGAAGGATCTCAACGCCGCCGATATCGAAGGCGCGATGGCCATGGTCGAGGGCTCTGCCCGCTCGATGGGCCTCCAGGTAGAGGGTTGA
- a CDS encoding transcription antitermination protein nusG, with protein MAARWYIVHAYSNFEKKVAEDIENKARQKGLDHLFEKILVPTEKVVEVRRGRKVDSERKFFPGYVLVRANLTDEAFHLIKNTPKVTGFLGSDSKPVPIPDSEADRILNQVQDGVERPKPSVSFEIGEQVRVSDGPFASFNGTVQDVDEERSRLKVEVSIFGRATPVELEYGQVEKL; from the coding sequence ATGGCTGCGCGCTGGTATATTGTCCACGCTTATTCGAACTTCGAAAAGAAGGTTGCCGAGGATATCGAGAACAAGGCTCGTCAGAAGGGTCTTGATCATCTGTTCGAAAAGATCCTTGTGCCGACCGAAAAGGTTGTTGAAGTCCGTCGTGGCCGCAAGGTCGACAGCGAGCGCAAGTTCTTCCCGGGCTATGTTCTGGTGCGCGCCAACCTGACGGACGAAGCCTTCCATCTGATCAAGAACACGCCGAAGGTCACCGGGTTCCTTGGTTCCGATTCGAAGCCTGTTCCGATCCCGGATAGCGAAGCCGACCGCATCCTCAACCAGGTGCAGGACGGCGTCGAGCGTCCGAAGCCGTCCGTTTCGTTCGAAATCGGCGAGCAGGTTCGCGTTTCCGACGGTCCGTTCGCCTCGTTCAATGGCACCGTTCAGGATGTCGATGAAGAGCGTTCGCGCCTCAAGGTCGAAGTCTCGATCTTCGGCCGCGCAACGCCGGTCGAACTGGAATACGGCCAGGTCGAGAAGCTTTAA
- a CDS encoding preprotein translocase subunit SecE — protein sequence MASKMNPFTFLQQVRAETLKVTWPSQRETVISSLMVFAMAFFAAAFFFGADQLFGLLIGFVLNVGK from the coding sequence ATGGCATCGAAGATGAACCCTTTCACGTTTCTGCAGCAGGTTCGCGCCGAAACGCTCAAAGTCACATGGCCCAGCCAGCGCGAGACCGTTATCTCGTCGCTGATGGTTTTCGCCATGGCTTTCTTCGCGGCTGCGTTCTTCTTTGGCGCAGACCAGCTTTTCGGCCTTCTGATCGGCTTCGTGCTGAACGTCGGTAAGTAA
- a CDS encoding Pentapeptide repeat-containing protein: MVQFRDQMIAQSRFDDVDLESSEFYNVNLDKASVVNASACDAAFTDVMMSNATFGHVCLTSATLRDVNLSASRLENVDLSHVDIRSAKIDGLRINGHLVSELIALMDKRADAARITT, encoded by the coding sequence ATGGTTCAGTTTCGCGACCAGATGATCGCGCAGTCGCGGTTCGACGATGTCGATCTGGAAAGTTCCGAGTTCTACAATGTCAATCTGGACAAGGCCTCTGTGGTGAACGCCAGCGCCTGCGATGCCGCCTTTACAGATGTCATGATGTCGAACGCCACGTTCGGCCATGTCTGCCTGACATCAGCGACCCTGCGCGATGTGAACCTTTCAGCGTCGCGGCTGGAAAATGTGGATCTCTCGCATGTGGATATCCGCTCGGCGAAAATCGACGGGCTGCGAATCAACGGTCACCTGGTCAGCGAGCTGATCGCATTGATGGACAAGCGCGCGGACGCCGCACGCATCACCACTTGA
- a CDS encoding Nucleoside-diphosphate-sugar epimerase — MKKRILFTGGSGKAGRHVIPWLIAKGYEVHNIDLVPLNVPGVTNLTVDITDLGEVFNALTMHRDFPDLESGKGVQPFDAVVHFAAVPRILIRPDNETYRVNVMGTYNVIEASVKLGIRKVIIASSETTYGICFAEGERDPHYLPFDEDYDVNPMDSYGLSKVINEKTARAFSERTGADIYALRIGNVIEPHEYGRFPDFVAHPETRLRNAWCYIDARDLGQIVHLCIEKDGLGYQVFNATNDTVTTDLSTAELAQRFFPNVPLKWQPEGDEAMISNRKIREVLGFREEHNWRKYV, encoded by the coding sequence ATGAAAAAGCGGATTCTGTTCACTGGAGGCTCGGGCAAGGCGGGTCGCCATGTCATCCCGTGGCTGATCGCCAAGGGCTACGAAGTCCACAATATCGATCTTGTTCCGCTCAATGTTCCCGGTGTCACCAATCTCACCGTTGACATCACCGATCTCGGAGAGGTCTTCAACGCGCTCACCATGCATCGCGATTTTCCCGATCTGGAATCGGGTAAGGGTGTTCAGCCCTTCGATGCCGTCGTACACTTTGCCGCCGTGCCGCGTATCCTCATTCGCCCCGACAACGAGACCTACCGAGTCAATGTCATGGGCACATATAATGTCATCGAAGCCTCGGTGAAGCTCGGAATCCGCAAGGTTATCATCGCCTCCAGCGAGACGACCTATGGTATCTGCTTTGCCGAAGGCGAGCGCGATCCGCATTATCTGCCCTTCGATGAGGACTATGATGTCAACCCGATGGACAGTTACGGTCTCTCCAAGGTGATCAACGAGAAGACGGCGCGCGCCTTTTCCGAGCGGACAGGTGCGGATATCTACGCGCTGCGTATCGGCAATGTCATTGAGCCGCACGAATACGGCCGCTTCCCCGATTTCGTCGCGCATCCGGAAACGCGCCTGCGCAATGCGTGGTGCTATATCGACGCGCGCGATCTGGGCCAGATCGTGCATCTGTGCATCGAAAAGGACGGCCTTGGCTACCAGGTTTTCAATGCCACGAACGACACAGTCACGACTGACTTGTCCACAGCTGAACTCGCACAACGCTTTTTCCCGAACGTGCCGCTGAAATGGCAGCCGGAGGGTGATGAGGCCATGATCTCCAACCGGAAGATCCGCGAAGTCCTGGGATTTCGGGAAGAGCACAACTGGCGCAAGTACGTCTAG
- a CDS encoding translation elongation factor 1A (EF-1A/EF-Tu), translating to MAKGKFERNKPHVNIGTIGHVDHGKTSLTAAITKYFGEFKAYDQIDAAPEEKARGITISTAHVEYETANRHYAHVDCPGHADYVKNMITGAAQMDGAILVCSAADGPMPQTREHILLARQVGVPAIVVFLNKVDQVDDAELLELVELEVRELLSSYDFPGDDIPIVKGSALAALEDSNKTIGEDAIRELMAQVDAYIPTPERPIDQPFLMPIEDVFSISGRGTVVTGRVERGIVKVGEEIEIVGIRPTTKTTCTGVEMFRKLLDQGQAGDNIGALLRGVDRNGVERGQILCKPGSVKPHKKFKAEAYILTKEEGGRHTPFFTNYRPQFYFRTTDVTGIVTLPEGTEMVMPGDNVTVDVELIVPIAMEEKLRFAIREGGRTVGAGIVASIVE from the coding sequence ATGGCAAAAGGTAAATTCGAGCGCAATAAGCCGCACGTCAACATTGGCACGATTGGTCACGTTGACCATGGCAAGACGTCTCTGACGGCTGCGATCACGAAGTATTTCGGCGAGTTCAAGGCGTATGACCAGATCGACGCCGCTCCGGAAGAAAAGGCACGCGGCATCACCATCTCGACGGCCCACGTCGAGTATGAGACGGCCAACCGTCACTATGCCCACGTTGACTGCCCCGGCCACGCCGACTACGTCAAGAACATGATCACCGGCGCTGCGCAGATGGACGGCGCGATCCTGGTTTGCTCGGCTGCTGACGGCCCGATGCCGCAGACGCGCGAACACATCCTGCTCGCTCGCCAGGTTGGCGTTCCGGCCATCGTTGTCTTCCTCAACAAGGTTGACCAGGTTGACGACGCAGAACTTCTGGAACTCGTTGAACTCGAAGTTCGCGAACTGCTTTCGTCCTACGACTTCCCGGGCGACGATATCCCGATCGTCAAGGGCTCGGCTCTTGCTGCTCTGGAAGACTCGAACAAGACGATCGGCGAAGACGCGATCCGCGAGCTGATGGCTCAGGTTGACGCCTACATCCCGACGCCGGAACGTCCGATCGACCAGCCCTTCCTGATGCCGATCGAAGACGTGTTCTCGATCTCGGGCCGCGGTACGGTTGTGACGGGTCGCGTTGAGCGCGGTATCGTCAAGGTCGGCGAAGAAATCGAAATCGTCGGCATCCGTCCGACGACGAAGACGACCTGCACGGGCGTTGAAATGTTCCGCAAGCTGCTCGACCAGGGCCAGGCAGGCGACAACATCGGCGCACTGCTGCGCGGCGTTGACCGTAACGGCGTTGAGCGTGGCCAGATTCTCTGCAAGCCGGGTTCGGTCAAGCCGCACAAGAAGTTCAAGGCCGAAGCCTACATCCTGACGAAGGAAGAAGGCGGCCGTCATACGCCGTTCTTCACGAACTACCGTCCGCAGTTCTACTTCCGCACGACGGACGTTACGGGCATCGTGACGCTTCCGGAAGGCACGGAAATGGTTATGCCTGGCGACAACGTCACCGTTGACGTCGAGCTGATCGTTCCGATCGCGATGGAAGAAAAGCTGCGCTTCGCGATCCGCGAAGGCGGCCGCACCGTCGGCGCCGGCATCGTCGCTTCGATCGTCGAGTAA
- a CDS encoding MFS transporter, DHA1 family, bicyclomycin/chloramphenicol resistance protein, translated as MSKSFRLTIVLCLGVLAVFGPLATDMYIAAIPAIAHSLSVTEGDIQLSVMGYFVGFTLGQLFWGPFSDRFGRKRASLIAVAVFAVASFGCAFAPTLNALIVFRFLEGVGGAVGMVVALSVVRDLFQGSEAAKMMGMTSMVMGIAPVLAPFGGSMALRLANWQAIFVFLGLFAILAFLLVALKLPESLPPQARQSVSPLGLLKTYGGFLIKRSFISFAGTGALLQASFFAYITGSASVLISIYGMSPTTFSLVFGLNAIGMGIGVQINTRLIGHISPRQSLRLAIALNAACGVALFALQLAGLADLLSVCVLFFVLVGSMGAIMPGCNMLAMEDNGRNAGSAAALIGALGFGGGAVAGALLGVFANGTAMPLFAVIAICGVLGLICSLVTFPPSRQSDMAIEALADNV; from the coding sequence ATGTCCAAATCCTTTCGTTTGACCATTGTTCTATGTCTCGGCGTGCTGGCGGTATTCGGGCCGCTGGCGACCGATATGTATATTGCCGCCATTCCCGCCATCGCTCATTCTCTGTCCGTGACGGAGGGCGATATCCAGCTGAGCGTCATGGGCTATTTTGTCGGTTTCACCCTCGGTCAGCTCTTCTGGGGCCCCTTTTCCGACCGTTTCGGGCGCAAGCGCGCCTCGCTGATCGCCGTCGCGGTCTTTGCCGTCGCCAGCTTTGGCTGCGCCTTTGCCCCCACGCTCAACGCGCTGATTGTCTTCCGCTTCCTGGAAGGGGTGGGCGGCGCTGTCGGCATGGTGGTCGCTCTTTCGGTGGTTCGCGATCTCTTCCAGGGTTCCGAAGCCGCCAAGATGATGGGCATGACCTCGATGGTCATGGGGATCGCTCCGGTCCTGGCGCCGTTTGGCGGCAGCATGGCCCTGCGTCTTGCAAACTGGCAGGCGATCTTCGTCTTTCTCGGGCTATTTGCGATCCTGGCCTTCCTGCTCGTCGCGCTGAAGCTTCCCGAGTCCCTGCCGCCGCAGGCTCGCCAGAGCGTTTCGCCGCTCGGCCTGCTCAAGACCTATGGCGGATTTCTGATCAAGCGCAGCTTCATCTCCTTTGCCGGCACCGGCGCTCTTCTTCAGGCGAGCTTCTTTGCCTATATCACCGGCTCGGCCAGCGTGCTGATCAGCATTTACGGCATGTCGCCCACGACCTTTTCTCTGGTCTTCGGTCTGAACGCCATCGGCATGGGGATCGGCGTGCAGATCAACACGCGCCTCATCGGCCATATCTCGCCGCGACAGAGCCTGCGTCTGGCGATTGCACTGAACGCGGCCTGCGGCGTCGCCCTTTTCGCCCTGCAGTTGGCGGGTCTTGCCGATCTTCTGTCAGTCTGCGTTCTGTTCTTCGTGCTTGTGGGCAGCATGGGCGCCATCATGCCGGGCTGCAACATGCTGGCGATGGAAGACAATGGCCGCAATGCCGGCTCGGCCGCGGCGCTGATCGGCGCGCTTGGCTTCGGCGGCGGCGCGGTTGCCGGCGCGCTGCTGGGCGTCTTTGCCAATGGCACCGCCATGCCGCTCTTCGCCGTCATCGCAATCTGCGGCGTCCTGGGCCTCATTTGTTCGCTCGTCACCTTTCCGCCCTCCCGGCAGAGCGACATGGCAATCGAGGCGCTTGCCGACAACGTATGA